The Triticum aestivum cultivar Chinese Spring chromosome 7B, IWGSC CS RefSeq v2.1, whole genome shotgun sequence genome window below encodes:
- the LOC123156718 gene encoding uncharacterized protein isoform X5, whose protein sequence is MLRAAAKELRWLQGKMWSDHHKQKSELVSRSVGGLLNLSDTLLADLTKFLVQSYQPQTSEMVFPGRGRIRVDADSVQRVFDLPNKGPKVRYLVDKDATRRFRQAFNITGNSHPQITTWLKMIEHMARRTDDPFFMAWLAVAFSTFLAPTTALKLSPKCYGLVLDHQMLKNTNICLFVAEHINEAFRNMDQEKQTVCCCLYHLMILYLDVLVHDIPVSNCAIRSNAWDSTLIAKVIKKDTISPGVFGKLQLKEEYRGTEQTPLFGGILQAEAFVASKLPMTYNPQKKAIIAKVVNELCKAVTEQVGTFIKEVAKIDDEEPDIDPYVQQPSMQTGASRRAPKRKRRRSTIQEEEEFVEDDSEEDEEMGAAIDADDDEETDADESEEEDKDEDDNEEDAEEEEDEEEEEEEEEEEDKQEEDKGEEENKEEDSDAEEEEEEGEAREGDGDKGAAVDGSERGEDKGAAADGSEREEDEDEEDEDDYGDDKGGSNGGSDNSYDDDDDNAPGSGGTGGNTSRRTSTHATPASSSNSLSSRSTLQLLIDKTCWKDKDLPKSKKNDEAESQGSIDMFKLCNLKPALPTTFPVPDFSDKDMCEKINFAIDKSLFLSTDAEKNQIDMEEAGKGLDWVHSKQKYKEYLKQLPDLSSSKSKAASTANPHVVQKCKAVSMKKNLQLPQTKEKMVSEDAEVNMVKEVVLQTDMPTVVSREPTNVREVQQIKGKTPLSTVPPKPPKQKIVKFARGAKGEQATKDLGFRDERELRAAAIDAGVPSSARLLPTQTGKMPTTDTSVPTDVSVSSMVTVKTTTAGQEGTTATASPKMPTDRDASMPNTKGGDPTIKVPSPRVVFQQPLTQEEVFDIISRCKPPRPPTTTLLRTKSVNDAPMFVPQGDALVLEPLRRSNSYHGDGFCDAPSFDLGIDGDAPAPAPAVDTAEASVISIDECELDPAAVNKGCDAADVGKAISQELDVGSPENCHTLICAEPELGTSSSSGPPLARRQRRVRRPAASQRSPFIDYNKNKTFSTNEVVNKLYAALLYWVRHHKGANDGATSPEIIRYGAFYISLKEFVDSMKPVQWLSKIVIETGILHITDNLPEGSKKVVMPLRFSIKLQQGIHNVDEMNKKFDYKNRLDKKDLVMLPVLECADVTDKDGGRHYWVFSVNLRDGRFEVLDSSRTLDNIELMNNASTIAGAVRQLWRKHYPKFSIEHFQIIDIDVPKQLGNNECGLFALLNATEWNGSQLPNYDPKEVLNIRKKMTYDWVTGVHNTAPWRKLLRYDKELVSTIFFLLHGGSFWFVQFY, encoded by the exons ATGCTGAG GGCAGCGGCGAAGGAGTTGAGGTGGCTCCAGGGGAAGATGTGGAGCGACCATCACAAGCAG AAATCAGAGCTAGTTTCGAGGTCGGTCGGGGGGCTATTGAACTTATCAGACACACTTCTAGCGGACCTCACTAAGTTCCTGGTGCAGTCCTACCAGCCACAGACCTCTGAAATGGTTTTCCCAGGAAGGGGAAGGATCCGTGTTGATGCTGACAGTGTTCAGAGGGTATTTGATCTCCCAAACAAGGGTCCAAAAGTCAGATATTTAGTTGACAAGGATGCCACTAGGAGATTCAGACAGGCTTTCAacataactggaaattctcatccCCAGATCACTACATGGCTCAAGATGATTGAGCATATGGCTAGAAGAACGGATGACCCATTTTTTATGGCCTGGCTTGCGGTTGCCTTCAGTACTTTTCTAGCACCAACCACGGCCTTGAAGCTCAGCCCAAAGTGTTATGGACTTGTGCTAGATCATCAAATGCTAAAGAATACAAACATCTGCCTCTTTGTAGCAGAACACATTAACGAAGCTTTCCGAAACATGGACCAGGAGAAGCAAACTGTTTGCTGCTGCTTGTATCACTTGATG ATACTATACCTTGATGTGCTCGTACATGACATCCCAGTAAGCAACTGCGCGATACGATCGAATGCATGGGATAGTACTCTAATTGCCAAGGTGATCAAGAAGGATACTATCTCTCCTGGTGTGTTCGGCAAATTACAA cttaaagaggagtatagaggcacggagcagacaccactgtttggtGGAATTTTGCAAGCTGAAGCATTTGTGGCATCCAAGTTACCAATGACATACAATCCGCAG AAAAAGGCAATAATTGCGAAAGTGGTCAATGAGCTATGCAAGGCTGTAACTGAACAGGTTGGCACCTTCATTAAAGAAGTTGCCAAGATTGATGACGAGGAACCAGATATTGATCCTTACGTACAGCAGCCATCAATGCAAACTGGGGCATCACGCCGTGCTCCAAAAAGAAAGAGACGGCGGTCAActatacaagaagaagaagaatttgttgaggatgattcagaagaagatgaggaaatggGAGCAGCGATAGATGCTGACGACGATGAGGAGACAGATGCGGATGAatcagaggaggaggacaaggatgaggatgacaatgaagaagatgcagaggaggaggaggatgaggaggaagaggaggaggaggaggaggaggaggacaaacaagaagaggacaaaggagaggaggagaacaaggaagaagatagtgatgcagaggaggaggaagaagaaggtgaggcCAGAGAGGGGGACGGGGACAAAGGGGCAGCAGTTGATGGCAGTGAGAGGGGAGAAGACAAAGGCGCAGCAGCTGATGGCAGTGAGAGggaagaagacgaggatgaagaagacgaggatgattatggtgatgataaAGGGGGATCCAATGGAGGCAGCGACAACAGctatgacgatgatgatgacaacGCTCCTGGTTCTGGTGGTACAGGTGGCAACACATCCAGGAGGACTAGCACTCACGCCACCCCTGCGAGCAGCAGCAATTCATTGAGTAGCAGGAGCACACTACAGTTGTTGATTGACAAGACTTGCTGGAAAGACAAGGATTTGCCAAAGTCAAAGAAAAATGACGAAGCAGAGTCTCAGGGAAGCATTGATATGTTCAAGCTCTGCAACTTGAAGCCAGCTTTGCCAACCACCTTTCCCGTGCCAGATTTCAGCGACAAAGATATGTGTGAGAAGATCAACTTTGCCATTGACAAGAGCCTGTTCTTATCAACTGATGCTGAAAAGAATCAAATTGACATGGAGGAAGCAGGGAAGGGTCTTGACTGGGTTCATTCAAAGCAAAAATACAAGGAATATTTAAAGCAGCTCCCAGACCTAAGCTCCAGCAAGAGCAAGGCAGCATCCACGGCAAACCCTCACGTGGTCCAGAAGTGTAAAGCAGTTTCAATGAAGAAGAATCTGCAGTTGCCTCAAACCAAGGAGAAGATGGTGAGTGAAGATGCTGAAGTAAATATGGTCAAGGAAGTTGTGCTTCAAACTGATATGCCAACAGTAGTGAGCAGAGAGCCAACCAATGTCAGAGAAGTTCAACAGATCAAGGGGAAGACTCCCCTTTCAACAGTCCCACCAAAACCACCTAAGCAAAAGATTGTCAAGTTTGCCAGGGGCGCAAAGGGGGAGCAGGCCACAAAAGATTTGGGGTTCAGAGACGAGAGAGAGCTGCGAGCCGCAGCCATTGATGCAGGGGTGCCAAGTTCTGCCAGGTTGCTGCCAACTCAGACTGGAAAGATGCCAACTACAGATACCAGTGTGCCAACTGATGTGTCAGTTAGCAGTATGGTCACAGTCAAAACCACCACAGCTGGTCAGGAAGGCACCACTGCAACTGCAAGTCCCAAGATGCCTACTGATAGAGATGCTTCAATGCCAAACACAAAAGGAGGTGATCCAACTATCAAAGTGCCGTCCCCAAGAGTTGTCTTTCAGCAACCATTAACACAAGAGGAGGTGTTCGACATTATAAGTAGGTGCAAGCCTCCAAGGCCACCAACTACAACACTATTGCGAACCAAGTCAGTGAATGATGCACCCATGTTTGTGCCGCAAGGAGATGCCCTGGTCCTTGAACCCTTACGAAGATCAAACTCTTATCATGGTGACGGGTTCTGTGATGCACCATCTTTTGACCTCGGCATAGATGGTGATGCTCCAGCACCTGCTCCAGCAGTAGATACAGCAGAAGCCAGTGTGATTAGCATCGATGAGTGTGAGTTAGACCCAGCAGCTGTGAATAAAGGATGTGATGCTGCTGATGTTGGCAAGGCAATATCTCAAGAACTAGATGTTGGTTCACCAGAGAATTGCCACACCCTGATATGCGCAGAACCAGAACTTGGCACGAGCAGTTCTTCGGGGCCACCTCTTGCACGAAGACAGAGGAGGGTAAGAAGGCCTGCAGCATCTCAAAGGTCTCCATTCATCGACTACAACAAGAACAAGACTTTCAGCACCAATGAGGTAGTGAACAAGCTTTACGCTGCCCTCTTGTATTGGGTCAGGCATCACAAAGGAGCAAATGATGGAGCTACCAG ccCTGAGATAATCAGGTATGGTGCTTTCTACATTTCTTTAAAGGAGTTCGTTGATTCGATGAAGCCGGTTCAATGGTTGTCAAAAATTGTTATTGAGACCGGAATCTTACACATCACGGATAACTTACCAGAAGGGTCAAAGAAGGTTGTTATGCCACTGAGGTTTTCT ATAAAATTACAGCAAGGGATCCACAATGTGGATGAGATGaacaagaagtttgattacaagAACCGTCTCGACAAGAAAGACTTG GTCATGCTGCCAGTGCTCGAGTGCGCAGATGTAACCGATAAGGACGGAGGGAGGCATTATTGGGTCTTCAGTGTCAACTTGAGGGACGGACGCTTCGAAGTTCTTGATTCAAGCAGGACGCTGGACAACATTGAGCTGATGAACAACGCCTCTACCATTGCGGGGGCAGTACGCCAGCTATGGAGGAAGCATTACCCAAAGTTCAGCATCGAGCACTTCCAGATTATTGACATTGACGTACCGAAGCAGCTTGGCAA TAATGAGTGTGGGTTATTCGCACTGCTTAACGCCACCGAGTGGAATGGTAGCCAACTGCCCAACTACGACCCCAAGGAAGTACTCAACATCAGGAAGAAGATGACGTATGATTGGGTCACCGGCGTGCACAACACCgccccatggaggaagttgctgaGATACGACAAGGAGTTGGTCAGTACTATTTTTTTTCTGCTCCATGGAGGAAGTTTCTGGTTTGTACAATTTTATTAA
- the LOC123156718 gene encoding uncharacterized protein isoform X1: MYANVFFHVFFWLLNQRSGSQPLRRNSKRPANRQPRLAQSVEQGEDVEDVDQFRVVKRTRRAALGKGAESSSRAAVAGEAIASSAADAEGSGEGVEVAPGEDVERPSQAGRIRASPARFANFNASLTPLQKSELVSRSVGGLLNLSDTLLADLTKFLVQSYQPQTSEMVFPGRGRIRVDADSVQRVFDLPNKGPKVRYLVDKDATRRFRQAFNITGNSHPQITTWLKMIEHMARRTDDPFFMAWLAVAFSTFLAPTTALKLSPKCYGLVLDHQMLKNTNICLFVAEHINEAFRNMDQEKQTVCCCLYHLMILYLDVLVHDIPVSNCAIRSNAWDSTLIAKVIKKDTISPGVFGKLQLKEEYRGTEQTPLFGGILQAEAFVASKLPMTYNPQKKAIIAKVVNELCKAVTEQVGTFIKEVAKIDDEEPDIDPYVQQPSMQTGASRRAPKRKRRRSTIQEEEEFVEDDSEEDEEMGAAIDADDDEETDADESEEEDKDEDDNEEDAEEEEDEEEEEEEEEEEDKQEEDKGEEENKEEDSDAEEEEEEGEAREGDGDKGAAVDGSERGEDKGAAADGSEREEDEDEEDEDDYGDDKGGSNGGSDNSYDDDDDNAPGSGGTGGNTSRRTSTHATPASSSNSLSSRSTLQLLIDKTCWKDKDLPKSKKNDEAESQGSIDMFKLCNLKPALPTTFPVPDFSDKDMCEKINFAIDKSLFLSTDAEKNQIDMEEAGKGLDWVHSKQKYKEYLKQLPDLSSSKSKAASTANPHVVQKCKAVSMKKNLQLPQTKEKMVSEDAEVNMVKEVVLQTDMPTVVSREPTNVREVQQIKGKTPLSTVPPKPPKQKIVKFARGAKGEQATKDLGFRDERELRAAAIDAGVPSSARLLPTQTGKMPTTDTSVPTDVSVSSMVTVKTTTAGQEGTTATASPKMPTDRDASMPNTKGGDPTIKVPSPRVVFQQPLTQEEVFDIISRCKPPRPPTTTLLRTKSVNDAPMFVPQGDALVLEPLRRSNSYHGDGFCDAPSFDLGIDGDAPAPAPAVDTAEASVISIDECELDPAAVNKGCDAADVGKAISQELDVGSPENCHTLICAEPELGTSSSSGPPLARRQRRVRRPAASQRSPFIDYNKNKTFSTNEVVNKLYAALLYWVRHHKGANDGATSPEIIRYGAFYISLKEFVDSMKPVQWLSKIVIETGILHITDNLPEGSKKVVMPLRFSIKLQQGIHNVDEMNKKFDYKNRLDKKDLVMLPVLECADVTDKDGGRHYWVFSVNLRDGRFEVLDSSRTLDNIELMNNASTIAGAVRQLWRKHYPKFSIEHFQIIDIDVPKQLGNNECGLFALLNATEWNGSQLPNYDPKEVLNIRKKMTYDWVTGVHNTAPWRKLLRYDKELVSTIFFLLHGGSFWFVQFY, encoded by the exons ATGTATGCTAATGTCTTTTTTCATGTTTTCTTTTGGTTGCTTAATCAGCGTTCTGGAAGTCAACCTCTTCGCCGGAACTCGAAGCGTCCTGCTAATCGCCAGCCACGACTTGCGCAGAGTGTTGAGCAGGGAGAGGATGTTGAG GATGTTGATCAGTTCCGTGTTGTAAAGCGGACTAGACGTGCAGCACTTGGCAAGGGAGCTGAGTCATCTTCTAGG GCAGCAGTTGCTGGAGAAGCTATCGCATCTTCCGCAGCAGATGCTGAG GGCAGCGGCGAAGGAGTTGAGGTGGCTCCAGGGGAAGATGTGGAGCGACCATCACAAGCAGGTAGGATAAGGGCATCACCAGCGCGCTTTGCAAATTTCAACGCCTCTCTAACTCCACTACAGAAATCAGAGCTAGTTTCGAGGTCGGTCGGGGGGCTATTGAACTTATCAGACACACTTCTAGCGGACCTCACTAAGTTCCTGGTGCAGTCCTACCAGCCACAGACCTCTGAAATGGTTTTCCCAGGAAGGGGAAGGATCCGTGTTGATGCTGACAGTGTTCAGAGGGTATTTGATCTCCCAAACAAGGGTCCAAAAGTCAGATATTTAGTTGACAAGGATGCCACTAGGAGATTCAGACAGGCTTTCAacataactggaaattctcatccCCAGATCACTACATGGCTCAAGATGATTGAGCATATGGCTAGAAGAACGGATGACCCATTTTTTATGGCCTGGCTTGCGGTTGCCTTCAGTACTTTTCTAGCACCAACCACGGCCTTGAAGCTCAGCCCAAAGTGTTATGGACTTGTGCTAGATCATCAAATGCTAAAGAATACAAACATCTGCCTCTTTGTAGCAGAACACATTAACGAAGCTTTCCGAAACATGGACCAGGAGAAGCAAACTGTTTGCTGCTGCTTGTATCACTTGATG ATACTATACCTTGATGTGCTCGTACATGACATCCCAGTAAGCAACTGCGCGATACGATCGAATGCATGGGATAGTACTCTAATTGCCAAGGTGATCAAGAAGGATACTATCTCTCCTGGTGTGTTCGGCAAATTACAA cttaaagaggagtatagaggcacggagcagacaccactgtttggtGGAATTTTGCAAGCTGAAGCATTTGTGGCATCCAAGTTACCAATGACATACAATCCGCAG AAAAAGGCAATAATTGCGAAAGTGGTCAATGAGCTATGCAAGGCTGTAACTGAACAGGTTGGCACCTTCATTAAAGAAGTTGCCAAGATTGATGACGAGGAACCAGATATTGATCCTTACGTACAGCAGCCATCAATGCAAACTGGGGCATCACGCCGTGCTCCAAAAAGAAAGAGACGGCGGTCAActatacaagaagaagaagaatttgttgaggatgattcagaagaagatgaggaaatggGAGCAGCGATAGATGCTGACGACGATGAGGAGACAGATGCGGATGAatcagaggaggaggacaaggatgaggatgacaatgaagaagatgcagaggaggaggaggatgaggaggaagaggaggaggaggaggaggaggaggacaaacaagaagaggacaaaggagaggaggagaacaaggaagaagatagtgatgcagaggaggaggaagaagaaggtgaggcCAGAGAGGGGGACGGGGACAAAGGGGCAGCAGTTGATGGCAGTGAGAGGGGAGAAGACAAAGGCGCAGCAGCTGATGGCAGTGAGAGggaagaagacgaggatgaagaagacgaggatgattatggtgatgataaAGGGGGATCCAATGGAGGCAGCGACAACAGctatgacgatgatgatgacaacGCTCCTGGTTCTGGTGGTACAGGTGGCAACACATCCAGGAGGACTAGCACTCACGCCACCCCTGCGAGCAGCAGCAATTCATTGAGTAGCAGGAGCACACTACAGTTGTTGATTGACAAGACTTGCTGGAAAGACAAGGATTTGCCAAAGTCAAAGAAAAATGACGAAGCAGAGTCTCAGGGAAGCATTGATATGTTCAAGCTCTGCAACTTGAAGCCAGCTTTGCCAACCACCTTTCCCGTGCCAGATTTCAGCGACAAAGATATGTGTGAGAAGATCAACTTTGCCATTGACAAGAGCCTGTTCTTATCAACTGATGCTGAAAAGAATCAAATTGACATGGAGGAAGCAGGGAAGGGTCTTGACTGGGTTCATTCAAAGCAAAAATACAAGGAATATTTAAAGCAGCTCCCAGACCTAAGCTCCAGCAAGAGCAAGGCAGCATCCACGGCAAACCCTCACGTGGTCCAGAAGTGTAAAGCAGTTTCAATGAAGAAGAATCTGCAGTTGCCTCAAACCAAGGAGAAGATGGTGAGTGAAGATGCTGAAGTAAATATGGTCAAGGAAGTTGTGCTTCAAACTGATATGCCAACAGTAGTGAGCAGAGAGCCAACCAATGTCAGAGAAGTTCAACAGATCAAGGGGAAGACTCCCCTTTCAACAGTCCCACCAAAACCACCTAAGCAAAAGATTGTCAAGTTTGCCAGGGGCGCAAAGGGGGAGCAGGCCACAAAAGATTTGGGGTTCAGAGACGAGAGAGAGCTGCGAGCCGCAGCCATTGATGCAGGGGTGCCAAGTTCTGCCAGGTTGCTGCCAACTCAGACTGGAAAGATGCCAACTACAGATACCAGTGTGCCAACTGATGTGTCAGTTAGCAGTATGGTCACAGTCAAAACCACCACAGCTGGTCAGGAAGGCACCACTGCAACTGCAAGTCCCAAGATGCCTACTGATAGAGATGCTTCAATGCCAAACACAAAAGGAGGTGATCCAACTATCAAAGTGCCGTCCCCAAGAGTTGTCTTTCAGCAACCATTAACACAAGAGGAGGTGTTCGACATTATAAGTAGGTGCAAGCCTCCAAGGCCACCAACTACAACACTATTGCGAACCAAGTCAGTGAATGATGCACCCATGTTTGTGCCGCAAGGAGATGCCCTGGTCCTTGAACCCTTACGAAGATCAAACTCTTATCATGGTGACGGGTTCTGTGATGCACCATCTTTTGACCTCGGCATAGATGGTGATGCTCCAGCACCTGCTCCAGCAGTAGATACAGCAGAAGCCAGTGTGATTAGCATCGATGAGTGTGAGTTAGACCCAGCAGCTGTGAATAAAGGATGTGATGCTGCTGATGTTGGCAAGGCAATATCTCAAGAACTAGATGTTGGTTCACCAGAGAATTGCCACACCCTGATATGCGCAGAACCAGAACTTGGCACGAGCAGTTCTTCGGGGCCACCTCTTGCACGAAGACAGAGGAGGGTAAGAAGGCCTGCAGCATCTCAAAGGTCTCCATTCATCGACTACAACAAGAACAAGACTTTCAGCACCAATGAGGTAGTGAACAAGCTTTACGCTGCCCTCTTGTATTGGGTCAGGCATCACAAAGGAGCAAATGATGGAGCTACCAG ccCTGAGATAATCAGGTATGGTGCTTTCTACATTTCTTTAAAGGAGTTCGTTGATTCGATGAAGCCGGTTCAATGGTTGTCAAAAATTGTTATTGAGACCGGAATCTTACACATCACGGATAACTTACCAGAAGGGTCAAAGAAGGTTGTTATGCCACTGAGGTTTTCT ATAAAATTACAGCAAGGGATCCACAATGTGGATGAGATGaacaagaagtttgattacaagAACCGTCTCGACAAGAAAGACTTG GTCATGCTGCCAGTGCTCGAGTGCGCAGATGTAACCGATAAGGACGGAGGGAGGCATTATTGGGTCTTCAGTGTCAACTTGAGGGACGGACGCTTCGAAGTTCTTGATTCAAGCAGGACGCTGGACAACATTGAGCTGATGAACAACGCCTCTACCATTGCGGGGGCAGTACGCCAGCTATGGAGGAAGCATTACCCAAAGTTCAGCATCGAGCACTTCCAGATTATTGACATTGACGTACCGAAGCAGCTTGGCAA TAATGAGTGTGGGTTATTCGCACTGCTTAACGCCACCGAGTGGAATGGTAGCCAACTGCCCAACTACGACCCCAAGGAAGTACTCAACATCAGGAAGAAGATGACGTATGATTGGGTCACCGGCGTGCACAACACCgccccatggaggaagttgctgaGATACGACAAGGAGTTGGTCAGTACTATTTTTTTTCTGCTCCATGGAGGAAGTTTCTGGTTTGTACAATTTTATTAA